The genomic stretch GGACAACTTCAAGGAAGTCAACGATCACCATGGACACCGCTCCGGTGACTCGGTGCTTCAAACCATCGCCAATCGCATGCGACGCATTACCCGCGCAGACGACATCGTTGTCCGCTGGGGCGGTGACGAGTTCGTTGCGCTCGTTGAAGGCATCAAACCAGAAGATATGGATGCCTTCGTTAATCGCCTGCACGACATCATCGAAGATCCGTTGCAGTTGGGCGAGCACACAGTTCAAGTCGGCGCATCTGTCGGCATTGCGACTTACCCGCCGGACGGTGCGACGTTGGAAGAACTACTTAAGACTGCAGATGCGCAGATGTATGACGACAAGGCGTCGCGCAAAAACGACAGCGCGCACGCCTAAACAACACGCCGCTATTCGGTGATCAGACCACGTTGGTGCGCCAGCTTCCGTAGTTCGAAATCCGACGCCAACGACAATTTGTTCCAGATATTGTTGCGGTGCGAATACACCGTCTTATTGCTGACGTTCAATGTCGCGGCCACGCGTGAAACGGAATGACCACGCGCGAGCAGAAGAAAGACGTTGGCTTCTTTCGTCGTGAGCTCCGGCAGGCCATTGGATTCGGGGCGCTTGCCGCTCTGGCTCATCATGCGCACATCCATGCTGACGTATGTCTCGCCGCGTTGAACTTGCTTCAGCGCTTCCACCAACTCTTCAAACCCAGAGCGCTTGGTGACATAGGCGCGTGCACCCGAATTCATTGCATCCTGAACGTACAACGTGCCTTCGTGCATGCTCATCACAACGACCGGCAGGTCCGGCCGCTTGCCAAGCACT from Lysobacter sp. HDW10 encodes the following:
- a CDS encoding response regulator transcription factor → MLRIFLVDDHQVVRTGFKQLLEMEPGWKVVGEAGSVAALADLMLHLQFDVMVLDLSLPDGDGLVVLRQVLGKRPDLPVVVMSMHEGTLYVQDAMNSGARAYVTKRSGFEELVEALKQVQRGETYVSMDVRMMSQSGKRPESNGLPELTTKEANVFLLLARGHSVSRVAATLNVSNKTVYSHRNNIWNKLSLASDFELRKLAHQRGLITE